Genomic DNA from Urocitellus parryii isolate mUroPar1 chromosome 5, mUroPar1.hap1, whole genome shotgun sequence:
aaggcaagtgggctgttacttcttcattggctgagagttcgagccacttcagggattggaggtgcgccattcaaagtttgcgccattcacagggattggaggtgatggttcaTGCGCCATTCAGTACTCATGGACCTGAGCTTCTGGAAGAGAAGCGCTCTGGGAGCCATTTTTACCAACATCCTTAAGGGCCAATTCTTAGGCAGTCCTCATCCTCAGAGAGATGTCTTGCTTGTAGTACTAATGCTCATGGTACTAAGGCACCCTCCCTCCACCCGCTAGTCAGGTAACTGGGGAGCAGGGACCATTTAAGATGGTGTaggcagccaggcacagtggtgcatgcctgtaatccttacagctaaggaagctgaggcaggaggatcgtgagtttaaagccaggctCAACAACAgtgatgcactaagcaactcagtgagaccctgactctaaataaaatacaaaatagggctggggatatggctcagtggttgagggctcctgagttcaaaccccagtaccaaaaaaaaaaaaaaaaaaagaaaagaaaaagaaagaaagatggtgtAGGCAAAGTTCAAGGAAACCAACAAATGATGATGATAGATGGATTGTTGGGGGGCTAAGGATAGTGGTTACATGATGGCCCTGGGCCTACCAGGGCAAGAGGAGGGAGCAGTCACCAGACTTGGAGAGGTGGTTAGCTATAGCTGTGTAGAACGGATTCCTCAAGAGGCCTTTGGTGGAAAACACCCCAAGCTAAGGCATAGTTCAAGGGGAGCCTGGGAATGAATACCAgaactttctcctcctcctgcattttaatttcttttttttttttattcaagttgtttattttgaaaaaaaaaatactatttctatttcctgagaAACAATATTTTCCAGGAATTCTATGTGATCCCGGAAAAACAAGCACTTAGAATTAGCTATTTTAtgtaaaacagaaatgatttggaaagcagtatggagttatGCATTTTAATTTCTGAGGACTACCTCCCAGCGGCCAAtacccaaaagaaacaaaaaaatcaaagtggtACAGTTAAGAAGTCCATGGAATCATGTTCCCCATCTacaagttttattattatttatcccAAATCAGAGTTTGTGACTTCTGAGGACCTAGGAAATTGTGATTACTATGAAATTTGTTTTGAACAGCAGCATCACCAGCATTTGGGAACTTTTTTGGAAATGTCTCCCAGGCTTCACCCCAAACCTGCTGGCTCATAAACTCTGGGGTGGGCCCAATAACCTGTCATTGTGAGTCTTCCGTTTTGGTCTTTGTGgggaacttttaatatttttctctgtgaaTGTTTAATAACTTGAGTCTGTGAAATTAActagcaagagagagaaatgtccccccaaaatctcatgttttGAAAGATTGATTCCCAATGCAGCATTGCTCAAAGGTGACTCTTTCTGCAATTGATGGGATTGTGGGGACTCTGATATCATAAGTGGATTAGTCCACAGATTCATCATTTAAATGAGATATTAAGAGGCAGTAGAAACTGTAGTGGGCAAGGCCTAGTAGGAGGGAGTGGGTTTTGGATACATAACCTTGGGCACTCTATcttgtgcttctctctctctctctctctctctctctctctctctctctctctctctctctcccacctcccaCTACCCATGCACCAGTcagtgcttcccatctgcaatgTAGTGGGGTCTTCTCCTTCACTATGCCTTTCCACATGATGAGGACACAATACATAGGAACGCACACCTCTCAAAAATGGCAGCACATTTAGGATAAGATCCTATTCAGAGAATTACATAATGCTATGCCATATCTAAACAATCCCTGTTTCCAGATGGGCAAACAGGAAGCTGAGGGGAGGCATGACTTCTCCAAGTTCACACAGCCATTTTCACAGGTCCTGCTGCCATAGTCTCAGGGGACTGACTCTGCAGTAACTCCCATGTCCTTGACCCCAAGGGTCCTGCAGGCTGAGAAAAAGGAATTCACACCTCAGGACAGTCTCTGTCACCAGCCTTCTCTTAACCAGTTctctgaaagaaacaaagagggaaTCACCATCTCTGCTTAAGGTTTAGTTTCTATGACAGGAACGTTCCACTTTCACTTTCTACTTTCAGATTCCACTCTCCTATTGCAAGGAGACTTCTGCAGATTACATTATCTGTTGCTTATAAAGCCTTGTCCTGAGTTTCATTAGGATAATACTTACAGACAGATCACCAGATCTCTGAAAACCCCACTCCACTAAAAAAACTGCAGAACTGCATCCTCATTCACAGCAACCATGAGGTGAGAAATTCTCTGCTTTTTTGCCCTCCTGTCTAAAGGTTTAGAAGCAAAATTAATCCATACTACCTCAACAGGTTGATTCTCAGGCATCCTAAACTTTCTATTTGAGTATCTGTTCATAgactaatgtgtgtgtgtgtgtgtctgtgtgtctgtgtgtctgtgtgtctgtgtgtctgtgagtgtgtaaCATGCAAGTGCATTTATAGAAACAGCTAAGCTGTTGTATTAGTGTAAGCATTTTCATTTGTGTTGAACTTACATAGCTACATTTATGCAATTCCCTGAAGAAGGGTAGGACAGAGGATAAGAGTTTcacaagaagagagaaaatgatccCAGAATCAGAAATTCTTTTCCCTCACACTATTGCCCATCTAGGGAAAAGGGATCAGCTTGTCAGGTTAGAGACATCTCTTTCTCCTCACTCCTCATTTTGGTGGGAAAGGACCCACACAGTAGTGTGAGGTTCAATGGAGCCTCCCAGATGCCTGGGGAGATACTGTGGGGATGGGGTGAGAGGCTCATGGCCTTCCTCCGGAGACTCCTCAACTCACCTTCTGAGGGGCCAGCTCTGATGAAGCTCTGAGTAGATTGAAGGTGAGCACATCACGTTTCCTGGGGCTGCCCATCACCTGCAGGTCCTTGGCATCTACCTGTGCATGGGTCTTGGCTGGAGGTCTCTGCTTAGGAACATCCACATCTTCCTTATCAGAAAGGCCCAATGGGAATTTCTCTATGGTCCCAGCTGAATCTTGAATCAGGCAACTCCTGAGATCAGCAGATAGAATTCTTTGAGTTAATATTGACTTGCAAATGTCCCTTCTGGGAAAAACTTGGAAGAGGCAGAATTTCCAGAAACTGAAAAACCACAGGTCAACCCTCTGCCAAATATTAACTTGGAACtgataatttaaaatgagaaagagtAATAATACCAAAGGATACAAGGTAGCTATCTCATTCAGAATAATTATTCAATGCTAATCtgttttctaaaactattttGTAAATTACTACATTGAATCCTTAAAAGTAAACTATGAGGCAATTTTTTATCCTAATTTTACAGAGGTGTTGTCTGACTTAGATAAGCTAGGATCACCCAGTCCATAGGAGGTGGAGCTGAGATATGAGTAAGACAGTGTATTAAACTGTTAAGCCAGTTTCTCCAAAAGAGTTACATGTGGTTTCCTGACATCATTTCAGATTTCATCCTAATCAGTTGTTCTGTTTTGATGGTTTAATGTGAATTTCAATATGTGCCACGACAAAATGTGTATAAAATAGCACTAGgacaaaatttgccattttaacttttcaaagtcTAAAATTTACTGGTATTTATcatcttccttgtttttcttcccACCCACTGGTTAAGCTTCAGTGTCCCTGAAGCTCCCCAATTCCTGTTCTCCCTGCAAGGGGTCTTGCTGTCTTTTCTCTGGGATCTGTTAGTGAGAACTTGCTTCTGTTATTTCCTCTGTGACTTGGAGTGGCTGCCTCTGTGTCTCTCCTGATGGACATGTCTGCAGTGGAGAGTGGTTACTTTGTTGTGAAGAAGGTAGAGAAGGTCCAACAGAAGCCACTGGATGGTTTTCCAGTATAAAGAGGCTTGCCATGAGGGGACAGGGGACACCTGGTCATGGGTCAGACACACAGGTATTGGGCTATACACCAGGATGAAGAAGTAGCCCCTGAAGGCACACTGCAGATATCCAGGAACAAATACCATGGAGTTACATCAGAGCAGGACAAGAGTTTACAATCACACTCAGGAGAAATCTCAAaaccaaagaagaagaagaaaaaaaagtagaacactTCAATGTCCTTTTGTCCTGTGTTCCATCATCTgccataaatttgtttttttggagtgGGCAGCACTGaacattgaacccaggacctctctcaggtgaggcaagcactctaccatagagctacattcctagccctttttcatattatattgtGATAagggctctcactaagttgcccagggtagCCTCAGACTTGCAgcccccctgcctcagcctcctgataagcttgattacaggcacacacaccTACACTTGGGGACCATCATGATTTAAAGGCTCTTCCCTATTGTAAAATGTATCAGCCTTTGTTGCTTTccatggctgaataatatccaGTTCTGTGGGTATATGACATCTGCTTATCCATTTATCAATTCATGAACATTTGTGCAGTTGTCACCTTTGGCTatatagtgctacaataaacatccATGCACAAGTGTTGCTTTCAAACCTGTTTCCAATTGTTTTGAGCATCAAAGTATGCTAAAGATACACTAATTTCAGATGgtgattgcaaatattttctatcgtTCTGGGAGCTCTTTTATCAGTCTGTTGATGGTGGCCTTTACTGCacaaatttcttcattttggtcAAGTCCAACTCAtctctttttctgttgtttcCTGTGTTTGGTTGTCATAGCCAAGAAAGCATTGCCAAATGCAATATCAAGAAGCTTTTCCCTTATATTTTCCTCtgcaagttttattattttagtttcacatttaggtttttaattcattttgagtcaTTTGGTATACTAAATAAGGTCCAACTCAATGTTGTACAACTGGTGTTCTGGTTTTTCCACAACATTGGTTGTAAAGACTGTCCTTTATCCCAGTGAGTGGGCTTGACATGCTTGTCAAAAAATTGCTTCACCAGAGTTCTGAAATGAATTGTGTCCCCTCCCCAAATCACTAAGTTCAATTGTCTAAATAGGCTCCATACTGAGACattcttttgagataggatctcgaAGGAGATAGCAAAAATTAAGGGGAAACATAGCATGAGGCCTTACTTCTCCAGGATCAATTTCATTAGAAATTGGGGAAGAGACACCTAACTTGTCTGCATTCATGGGCCAGGGAGGGATGGCCAAGTCAAGTACAAGGAAAGTGGCcactgggctggggttttggctcagtggcagcgcacttgcctaccatatgtgagggttcaattttcagcaccacatgtgaataaacaaaataaaggtattgtgtccaccttgaactaaaaaatatttgaaaaataaataattcatgtggCCATCTCTAAGTCAGTGGCCTTCTATAAAGAGCCCTTACTAGGTACCATAGACACACACTTTTACTTGCAATTCTAGCGTCCAGAACCCTGAGAAGAATTCTACCACCACATTCTTTGTTATTATGGCAGCCTGGGCTGACTAATGTAACTCTACAGACAAGAGTTTATTTCCAGGGTCTCTCTTTTCTTGGTCTTTGTGTTCCTTATATCTTTCATGTGGTGATTAGGCCACACCATAATGTTTGGATTTCTATAGCTTTGTATTCACTTCTAAAATCAGAAAGTGTGAGAGGTCTAGCTTTGTTCTTTGTTCACAAGATTATTTTGGCAATCTCAGTGCCTTTGTGTAATGGTTAATCTGCATTGCCAACTTGATTGTGATAAGAGATGCTGAGGATTATGGGTGTGTCCATGATATGAGTCTAGGAATGATTGGAATGTGGGATAGCCTACCCAAAAGGAGAGCCTCCAATAGGAGGATGGCttaaatggaataaaagttggaagaacaaagaatcagcagcagatgcaagctggaTTCTTCCTGAAAGTCTTCTTGATTGTTGGTACCAtatctgaggatatcagactctctCTTCTTTACTTTTCTGAAGCAGATTCTGACACTTGATTCTCCAGGAGGCTTAGGGCTCAGACTAGAATAGCaacattgatccctcttgttctgaggcttcagcctcttggactgcacagctactggttttcccagctctccagcctacagatggccattgtggactattcAGCTTCTGGCtgcataagccaacctaataagtcccctttttaaaatcatacttcctgttgattctgttcctgaGAACAGAACTATTCCAAAGAACATTCTGTtccagagaaccctgactaatgaTATACTGAGAcaccacatgaattttaggatgaaATTTTCTATTCCTGAAAGAAACTTTCAGTGGAACGTTGGTAGGGATTGCCCTGAATCCGTAGCTCATTTTGGGCAGTACTGACGACTTAGCAATATTAAGCGTCTGGCCTATGAATTTGGGATGTCTTTCACTCCTCCGtgtgtcttctttctttcaaaaattgcTTGCAGTGCTCAGTGtagtctccttttcctcctcGATTGAGTTTATTCTTCATTCTTCTCCATGCTATTGAAAATAGGAttgttttttttatctcttttgaaTTGATCATTGTGTTTTGCGTACTGATTTTGCATTCTACTCCTGTGCTTCATTTGTCTAGTAGTTGGAACAGTTCTTGTGTGGCCTCTTGAGACTCTCGTACATATAATTTATGTTAATTGGCAAAGGTGAAAGCCAGAATCCTTACCTTGGTCCAGATGCTGGAGAAAAAGCTTTCATTGTTTCTTCATTGAGGTTGATACTAGCTGTGGACTTCATATACAACCTTTATTGGGTTAGGGCATTTCCTTCTGTTATCCTGACAGGGAGGGAAATGTTATTGATGGGTTTTCTGCAAATGGACTCTTTTTTCTGTGACTCTGCTAATGAACATTTACATTATGAGTTTTATGTGTTGAACCACCCTGTTGTATAACATTCTCCACTTACCTGACTTTCTTTACATTACAAATTAACAGCCATAAAGAGCAAAGTTTTAGTTACCCAGGGCTATGAATTTCTGAGGAATGTAGCAGAGGCGTCCACTGGTAGGACTTTAAGGGGTACATGAGGTGATGATGTAGTGGATCTTCATCTGCATCAGTGTGGTGCTTTCAGAGGTTTATTTTGTGAAAGAATGGTAGAGCTGTACACATGTTGTGGTAACCAAAGCAATTAGCTTGTGTTGATACTGTACTAGAGCCGTAAACGTTATAATTACTGCAGAAATTGGGTATAAGATACACTGGATCTCCTCACAACTACATTTCATGCtatatttatttccaataaaaagttaagggaaaaaaatccatgctCCAGATTTGTATAATTCCAAGCTATCAGGAGGCTATGCCAAGAGCAACCCAGTCTGTGCATTTTAGTAAGACcttctatcaaaataaaatacaaatggctagggatgtagtttagtagTAGAACtattgcctagaatgtatgaggccTTGTGTTCATTTCTCAGGGGGAAAATAAAAGCCTTTTTCACATATTATTCTCAGATTAATGGTCTTCATTTGTTGTATGCACACAGTTTATAGTCCCGAAGTCGATAATGTTCACTAAAGCTTCGCATTTCTaatcagtcttttttattttttagtaatagtTAAATAAAACCCTTTTACATAGCATGTGATATGGAATGTGCTCTGCATAAGTACGCTTATTAATATTCCTAAAGGCCAGGGTGACAAGTGCCATTGTTATCATAACTTTACAAATGTGATTCTAAAGAATGGAGTGGTGACTGGCTTAGAATGTGCCAGAACAATGCTATGAAGCCAAGCAAACTACAATCACTATTCATGCATAGCTTAAAGATCTAAATACATTGATGTCCTTTCATGTTGAGGCCACAGTGGTgtcagaatggcccctggcattttgccagaagtaatggttgagaggcgagccattaagatgatgctggattgattaaATTGTATATAGatccctgctgtccacctcgggtgcccactactttggagttctcgagaggattcctggggagttcacattggttggtgaagttccagtgGTGGGAGTTCCAGTTGGTGTCGGGTGCCTGAGAGGGGCCGCatgggtggcgttcgggagagttcccagggagggtgcgtggagtgctgttggagtttaggcaataaagtttcctgtttgaacatacaagtgctttgtggagGCTCAGTGATttctgcccagccagactgcggcagttgcATCATtgttatatgctgattttaagtcctttgggtttggACCCAGGAgaagatagctgggtcaaatggtggttccatgccacattttctgaggaatctccacattgctttccataaaggttgcagcaatttgcaggccctccagcaatgtatgagtgtgcctgttccccacatcctcaccaacatttatatttgcttgtattcttgaagattgccattctgactgggactagatgaaatcttagagtagttttgatttgcatttctctaattgctaaggatgcttaacatcttttcatatatttgttgatcaattgtactTGTTctcctgtgaagtgtctgttcagttcctgagtccatttattgattaggttatttacttttttggtgttAGAGTGTTTGAGTTATTGATATATCTTGGAGAtatatcagaggtgcatgtggtaatgattttctccctttctgttcgctctctcttcacgttatcatttttttttctgagaagaagcattttagtttgaatcccaTCCCATCTATTgattatgttttaatttgttcaaattagttatacatgatacaacaatgcattttgattaatACTACACAAAAGGAGCACaccttttcatttatctggttgtagACAATGTAGAGTCActaccacatgtgcagtcatacatgtacctagggtaatgatgttcatctcattccaccatcgttCCTGCCCACATGTCCCCTCACCTTCCCTCTCTCCGCTTTGTGCAATCAGTGTTCCTCTATTCTCCACctctcccccattatggatcagtatccacttatcagacaGTACATTCAGCCTCTAGGTTTTGGGATTGGATTACtttccttagcatgatattctccagctccttccatttacctgcaaatgccataattttattctcttttaatgctgagtaattttccattgtgtatatatccattcatctgttgaagggcatctaggttggttccacagttcagctattgtgaattgagctgctatgaacaatgATAtagctgtatcactgtagtatgctgattttaagtcctttggatatagactgaggaatgggatagctgggtcaaatggtggtgcaTTCCAATTTTctatggaatctccatactgcttcctaCAGTATGTGCACCAATTTGCTTTgacacaagcaatgtatgagtgtacttttttccccacatctttgctaacacttatttttgcttgtattcttgataattaccattctgatgtgagacaaaatcttagagtagttttaatttgcatttctctaaacaCTAGAGAAGTTGAATGTAAATGtttctgggaaaactagaaatccacatgcagccaaatgaaattaaagtaatatttctcaccatgcacaaagctcaactcaaagtggattaaggacctaggaattagatcagaaaccgtgcacccaatagaagaaaaaatagtccCAAATCTTCAACATGTCTGATTAGGTCctggcttccttaacaagactcctaaagaacaagaagtaaaatcaagcaTGAATAAATTGTctattgtatatcctcttctgagaagcatctgttcagttccttagcccatttattggttgggttatttacttttttatgttaagttttttgaggtctttatatattagtgctttatatatatatatatatatatatatatatatatatatatatatatattaggtctTTATatattagtgctctgtctgatgtgtgtgtgtagtaaagatgttctccatTCTGTGGGCTTTCCCTTCATGTTAATGATAGTTTCCTTTTAGGCACTAGAGCAGAGagcctgtgcctaatagaagaaaaataggcccaaaacttcaccatgtcagcttagggtctgacttccttaatgagaTTCCTGAAGCAcaagcagtaaaatcaagaatcaataaatggtctatTGTATATCCTTTCTTAAGAAGTGTCTGTTACATCACATttttattcatacacacacacacataatatatataagtTACTATTAAtcagttttataaaagaataaaatatggcatttccAGTGAAGAAcggaactggagaatataatattatgataagtgaaataaggcaacaccaaaaaatcaaaagctcaatgttttctctgataaatgcaTGCTATTTCACAATGGGACCACTATGgaaaaatagagttactttagattaggtagaagagAGTGAATGGAGGGGAGAGGTGTgtgggtaggaaggatagtagaatgaatcagacattattaccctatgtgcacatatTAACTGTAAGACTGGCAGAATTCTATATTATGGAAATccataagaatgaaaaattatactccattatatatgatgtatcaatgtgcattctactgtcatgtataactaattaaaacatttttaaaaattattttttaaaaatctgaatacaGGTGAAACTTTCAGTTTGCACTAATGGTGTAGTTGGTGTTTCCCTGGGGTTTTCCTTATGGCTGTTCCTCACCTAACAGAGAAAATCCACTTTTGTTTCACAGTGAGAATGCAGATGATCATGGGATGCAGGACAAGCTGAGGCAGTTGAGATGTCACTTCACGTGGGGGCTGAAAATTGAAGACAATGCAATACCGGATTTAGAAAGCAGGGTCATGGAAGAGATTGAGTTCCTAGACACCAGATACAATGTGGGGATTCACAACCTCCTGGCCTATGTGAAGCACCTGAAAGGCCAGGATGAGAGAGCCCTGCAGAGCTTGAGAGAAGCTGAAGACTTGGTCCAGAGGGAGCACGCAGAGCAGGCAGACCTGAGGAGCCTGGTGACCTGGGGCAACTATGCCTGGGTGTATCACCACATGGGCAGATTGGCAGAAGCCCAGACTTACCTGGACAAGGTGGAGGACACTTGCAAGAAGTTTGCAAGTCCCTCCCGCTACAGgctggagtttcctgaaatggaGTGTGAGGAAGGATGGGCCATGCTGAAGTGTGGGAGAAAGAATTATGAGTGGGCCAAGGCCTGCTTTGAAAGGGCTCTGAGAGTGGAGCCTGAAAACCCTGAATTCAGCCTGGGGTTCGCCATCTCCTCCTTCCGTCTGGATTATGATGATGAAAACGTAATTTCTCTAGAGCCCCTGAGGACAGCTTTCAGGTTAAACCCAGAAGATGCATATGTTAAGGTTCTCCTTGCCCTGAAGCTTCAGGATGTAGGACAGGAAGTGGAGGGAGAAGGCTACATTGAGGAAGCTCTGAACAGCACATCCTCCCAGCCCTATGTCTTTCAATATGCAAGCAAATTTTACCGAAAAAAGGGCTGTGTGGATAAAGCTATTGAGCTCCTTAAGAAAGCCTTGGAGACAAGACCCAACTCTGCCTCCCTACATCACCAGTTAGGGCTTTGCTACAGGGCAAAACTGTTTCAAGTAAAGAATGTGAGAAATGTGAACCATAGAAGGCAGACAAGAGAAAATGTGGACAGATTGGTTCAATTGGCTATAAAAGAATTCCAAGAGACTGTAAGATTAAAGCCAAGATTTGAGATGGCTTATGTTTACATGGCTGAAATGTATGCAGAAAGAGGCCAGTGCAGATTGGCAGAGGAATATTTTCAGAAAGCATTATGCATGGATAACCTTGCTGACCACGTACAGCAAGACATTCATCACCGCTATGGCCGTTTCCAACAATTTCACATGAAATCTGAAGACAAAGCAATCACCCATTATTTAAAAGGTCTAAAGATACCAGAAATGTCCTTTGCCAGGAAAAAACTTATAAGTGCCTTAGAAAAACTGGCTGAAAGCCATGTGAACCAGAATGTGAGTGTTGTGGAGAGTGTCAGCCTCCTGGGGCTCAGCCATGAATTAAAAGGGGAAGTGAAGGAGGCCCTGCTATGCTATGAGAGGGCTCTGAGGCTCACTGATCAGCTGAACCCTGTGGTTTGAGGAAGGGCCCCACCACCCACTTCATCTACTCACAACTAAATAGAACAACAAGCTTCCCTGCTTGCTGCCTCCCAAAGTATATaactgaggaaataaaaaagtagatgGGGACAGCACATCCCCTCTCACCTGCCTGCCTGCTCCTGCCTTCTCCATGCTTCCTTAGTGCCTAGGCCAGGAGCCTCCATCCTCTCTCCTGGCATCCCTGCACTCATTGGCCCTGGATGAAAATCCTGTTTGACACCCTGCAGCTGCTGAATCAACCAGGGTCCTTTTCCTAATGACTGTGCCTTGGAAATGAACTGCTTCCTCCTTCAGTGAGGCTGTTGTCCTGGACCAAGGAGAATTCAACAGAAAGGGGTGCTTTTTTATGTGGCCAGATACCCTGAGGCACTACAAAACCCAAGAGCAAGAcgacttttccttctctaaaatcattcctgtcaagtcttttggttacagcaatgaaaaagctgatgaaaatgCATCGCTGGAAATTTGTTCAAGCTAACAAGACTTTTGATgtttcagggaaataaaaagaagaagaaaaacaaatcttgtGTGAAATGTGCCAGTTGAAAATGACATAAAGAGGTTTCTATAGTTTTTAGGTGGTGTGTGATATATGCTTCGCTTTTCATCTGACCTGAAAAGATCATTAAAATTTACCAAAAGTACAAACTCTTTCAGTGTGTTTTGTTGGCCACATGACATAAGGACAGATGTGAAAGAAAAGTGTGtaagggaaggggagaagggatAAGGCAGGGTAATAGATTTGGTGGATACAATCAGTGTTTGTTAAATATGtgtatgaaaatgtcacaggGGAACCCATTactttgtacaattaatatgctCTAATAAATgtaatggaatgtttttattaaaagttttgtgATGAAATGGAGAAATGTGGAACCAACTCATACAGCCCTGTGAGTCCgaagaaagggaaatgaaaaaggGTGTGCATGTGGCTTAGAATCAAAGTCATGGCTGTTTGCACAACAGACATTGAAAGGTTGGCAGCATCAGCATTCTCCACGGGTGGAGTTTTGGATAACCTTGCTGATCACATACAGCATATATATAGTTATCCATgcattatatatagttttattcaACTATAAATATTCAGCAAATTGTTCTAAGATCACCAATTCTTTGAGTGTGGTTAGAAACATCACAAAATATGTATATTCCCTGTTTGTGTGCAAACAGCAAACTCTACAATCCACTCATACAGTACTATAAGGCCTGAAGCAAAGACATTCATGCCAATACTTACACTACCAAAGTCTTTAGAAAAGACAGGGGAGGAATTCAGTTTTAGAAGCCATAAAATTGGAAGGCTGACATGTCACCTGAATTCCTGAGTTATGAAACTGGCCAGtagcacataaacacacacattcacatcaCATATAACTAGATACATGAGAGtaccttttaaaattcaattatctCTTTTTGACAATATACATGATAAAATGTTTggataaaagagcaaatacaaaTATCCAAGAAACAAAGCAGAGTGAGATAAATGAGCCAAAATATGCATGGATAGAGAGAAACCCATGTGGAGAGGCAGGGTTCCCAAGGAGTTTTAATa
This window encodes:
- the LOC144254885 gene encoding protein IFIT1 homolog B-like isoform X1; the protein is MSENADDHGMQDKLRQLRCHFTWGLKIEDNAIPDLESRVMEEIEFLDTRYNVGIHNLLAYVKHLKGQDERALQSLREAEDLVQREHAEQADLRSLVTWGNYAWVYHHMGRLAEAQTYLDKVEDTCKKFASPSRYRLEFPEMECEEGWAMLKCGRKNYEWAKACFERALRVEPENPEFSLGFAISSFRLDYDDENVISLEPLRTAFRLNPEDAYVKVLLALKLQDVGQEVEGEGYIEEALNSTSSQPYVFQYASKFYRKKGCVDKAIELLKKALETRPNSASLHHQLGLCYRAKLFQVKNVRNVNHRRQTRENVDRLVQLAIKEFQETVRLKPRFEMAYVYMAEMYAERGQCRLAEEYFQKALCMDNLADHVQQDIHHRYGRFQQFHMKSEDKAITHYLKGLKIPEMSFARKKLISALEKLAESHVNQNVSVVESVSLLGLSHELKGEVKEALLCYERALRLTDQLNPVV
- the LOC144254885 gene encoding protein IFIT1 homolog B-like isoform X2, translating into MSENADDHGMQDKLRQLRCHFTWGLKIEDNAIPDLESRVMEEIEFLDTRYNVGIHNLLAYVKHLKGQDERALQSLREAEDLVQREHAEQADLRSLVTWGNYAWVYHHMGRLAEAQTYLDKVEDTCKKFASPSRYRLEFPEMECEEGWAMLKCGRKNYEWAKACFERALRVEPENPEFSLGFAISSFRLDYDDENVISLEPLRTAFRLNPEDAYVKVLLALKLQDVGQEVEGEGYIEEALNSTSSQPYVFQYASKFYRKKGCVDKAIELLKKALETRPNSASLHHQLGLCYRAKLFQVKNVRNVNHRRQTRENVDRLVQLAIKEFQETVRLKPRFEMAYVYMAEMYAERGQCRLAEEYFQKALCMDNLADHVQQDIHHRYGRFQQFHMKSEDKAITHYLKGLKIPEMSFARKKLISALEKLAESHVNQNVSVVESVSLLGLSHELKGEVKEALLCYERALRLTDQLNPVV